The nucleotide window GCAGTGTTCGACGCCACCGGCATGGGCGGCGACGGCGGCGGCGATCTGTTCCAGCAGGCGGTCGCGATCGTCAAGCGCGACCGCAAGGCCTCCACCAGCTATATTCAGCGTCGGCTGCAGATCGGCTACAACCGCGCTGCGTCGCTGATGGAGCGGATGGAGCTCGAAGGCATCGTCGGCCAGGCCAACCACGCCGGCAAACGCGAGATCCTGGTGGCCGAAGAGGATTCCAACTTTTGAGCGGGATCAGGGTCATGCAGGGGTCCGATGCGGGGTCGCGAAATCGCCACAGCGTCCCTGTAGCGGCAGACGGGCAACACGGCGGAGCTGTCCCGGCTTTGCAGGACATGAGCTTGATCAAACAACTCAACGACTTGATGCAGAACGAGATGACCGGAACCGGGCTGCGACAGCTCTGCGCGGCGGCCGCGATCGCGATCGCCGGGGCCGCGGTCCAGCCCGCCAGCGCCGAACCGGTCCCGTCCCCGAAACCGTCGGCACGCGCCACCCAGCTCAGCGCCGCGGAGCCGAAGCAGCGCAACCCGCAGGTTCCGGCGCAGCCTCCGGTCGCGAAGCTGACCGCGCCGCCCGAACCGGTGATCCCCGATCCGCGGCGCAACGTGCCGGCGTCGATCTTCACCACCTTCGATTCCGCACAGAAGGCCGAGGCCGCCAAGGTCAGCGCCTATCTGTCGTCGCTGCAAACGCTGGTCGGGCAATTCGTCCAGGTCGGGCCCGACGGCAGCAAGCTCACCGGCGATTTCTACATCGTGAAGCCCGGCAAGATCCGGTTCGAGTACGACGAGCCCAGTCCGGTCTCGATGATCGCCGATGGACAATCGGTGGTGGTGCGTGATCGCAAGCTGGCGACGCAGGACGTCTATCCGCTGTCGCAGACACCGCTGCGCTATCTGCTGAGCGACCGTATCGACCTGTTGCGCGACACCAACGTGGTCAGCATCACCTCCGACGATCTGTATTCGAACATCATCATCGAGGAGAAGAATGCGATCATCGGCACCAGCCGGTTGCTGTTGATGTTCGGCACCAAGGACGGCCAGCTCAAGCAATGGACCGTCACCGATCCGCAGGGCTACGACACCACGGTGGCGGTGTACAATCTCGACACCTCCCGGCGGCCGGACCCGTCGATGTTCAAGATCGACTACACCAACTACCAGACCCCGCCGGGCTAGTCGTCCAAACCATGACCGCGGATGCGATCATCGGTCTTTACACACGACACGCACAGCAATGGGATCGTGAGCGCGGCCGGACACTTTTCGAACGCGCCTGGCTCGAACAGTTTCGCCGGTGCGCCGGCGATGGCGCCGCCATCTTGGACCTCGGTTGCGGCTCGGGCGAACCGATCGCCCGATTCTTGATCGCAGCGGGGCATGGTCTCACCGGGCTCGATGCCTCACCCGGCTTGATCGAGCTGGCCCAGCAGCGCTTTCCAGATCAGCATTGGGTCGTGGGTGATATGCGGCGCGCCGATCTGAAGCGCCGGTTCGGCGGCATCCTGGCTTGGGACAGTTTCTTTCATCTGCCCCCCGACGATCAGCGCGCGATGTTCGCGGTGTTTCGCGCGCATGCGGCTCCCGGCGCGGCGCTGATGTTCACCTCAGGTCCGGCCGAAGGCGTGGCGATCGGCACGTATCAGGGCGAGCCGCTGTATCATGCTAGCCTTGCTCCGGCCGAATATCGGCAGTTGCTCGCCCGGCACGGTTTCACGGTCGTAGCCCACCGCGCCGATGATCCAGACTGCGGCGGCCACACCGTGTGGCTGGCGAAATCCGGTTGAAGCCGCCGGACCCAGGCTTGCTCCTCTGGCTGCGATCCGCTAGGTCGCGCAGATGCGTCTCACGCTCACGACTTGGAACATCAACTCGGTGCGGCTTCGCATCGACCTGGTGGCGAAATTCCTCAAAGCCCAGCGCCCGGACATCCTGTGCCTGCAGGAGACGAAGTGTCCGGATGACGCGTTTCCGCTGAAGCGATTCAAGCGGCTCGGCTACGACCACATCGCGCTGAACGGGCAGAAGGGCTACCACGGCGTCGCGGTGATTTCGAAGCTGCCGTTTGCCGCCACCGACATCCGCACCTTCTGCGACATCATCGACAGCCGTCACATCTCGGTCTCGGTGAAGACCGCCGACGACGCCCCGCCGCTGGTGCTGCACAATTTCTACGTCCCGGCCGGCGGTGATATTCCCGATCCTGCGGTCAATCCGAAGTTCAAGCACAAGCTGTCGTTCCTCGACGAGATGAAGGCGTGCGAGCCGCTGCATCCGGCGGGCGACCAGCGCCACATTCTGGTCGGCGATCTCAACGTCGCGCCGCACGAGCACGACGTCTGGTCGCACAAGCAGCTCCTCAAAGTCGTGTCGCACACGCCGGTCGAATGCGACAAGCTGCTCGCGGTGCTGCGCGCCGGCAACTGGGTCGACGTCGCGCGTGACCGCATCCCGCTCGATCAGAAGGTCTATACGTGGTGGAGCTATCGGGCTGCCGATTGGACGGTGGGCGATCGCGGCCGGCGGCTCGACCACATCTGGGTGTCGGAAGCGCTGAAGGACCGCGTCACCGACTTCAAGATCCTGCGCGATGCGCGAAGCTGGGATCGGCCGAGCGACCACGTCCCGGTGACGATGACGATGGAGCTGTAACTACGACGTCAGCTTGCTGCCCACCGTGACGATGTCGCTGGCAACCTGCGTGGTGCGGGCGGCGAATTCGTCGCGCAGCCGCAGCGCCGCGCCGGGATCGCTTTCGAGCACCCGCTGAAACAGACTGCGGGCGATCCGGATCGCCGAGGAATATTCCAGCGCCACCGCGGTGGTCGGCCGCGGCATCGGCATGATCAGCGCCAGTTCGCCGATCAGATCGCCCGGCCGCGCCACCATCTCGTGGAGCCCGCCGTCTTCCATCGTGATCTGAAACGCGCCGCGCTGCACGACGTAGCCGGCATCGGCGGCCTCGCCGGCATTGAACATCACGTCGCCGCGGGCGAAGTCGCGCTGCTCGGAGCCGATCGCCAGCATCCGCAGCGCCTGCTCGCCGAGCAGCCGCAGCGTCGGGACGCGCGCGAGCAGGGCAACATCATCTTCGATCGACATGCGGGACCGGGCAACGGGTGAATCGGCCCCTTATTGGTATCACGGCACGAGTTTGTAGCCACCGGCCTCGGTGACCAGAATCTCCGGATTCGCTGCGTCACGCTCGATCTTTTGGCGTAGCCGGTAAATGTGGGTCTCGAGCGTATGGGTGGTGACGCCGGAATTGTAGCCCCACACTTCCTGCAGCAGCGTCTCGCGCGACACCGGCGCCTGTCCGGCCCGGTACAAGAATCGCAGGATCGCGGTTTCCTTCTCGGTGAGCCGCACCTTCTTGGCGTTGGCGCCGGTCAGCATCTTGGAGCCGGGGCGGAACGAATAGGGCCCGACCGCGAACACCGCGTCCTCGCTCGCCTCGTGCTGGCGAAGCTGGGCACGAATCCGCGCCAGCAGAACCGCAAATCTGAACGGCTTGGCGACGTAGTCGTTGGCCCCGCTTTCCAGGCCCAGAATGGTGTCCGAATCGGTATCGTGGCCAGTCAGCATGATGATCGGCGCCTTGAAGCCGCCCTTGCGCAACGACCGCACCACTTCGCGGCCGTCGGTGTCGGGCAGCCCGACGTCCATCAGCACCAGATCGGGCGACAGCGCCTTGGCGGTCTGCACCCCCTTGGCGCCGGTATCGACCGCGGATGCCTCGAACTCCTCGTGCAGCGACAATTGCTCGACCAGGGCATCGCGCAGATCGTTGTCGTCGTCCACGATCAGGATCTTGCGGGCGTTCGGCATGGCGCGGTCCTTCCGTCGTCTGGCGATGCGCCGCTCCCGACCGGGGCGCGCTCGCAAATCACGCGCGATTGTATCGCAGATCAGCAGATAGGGATCGATTCTGCCGAATTTAACTGCAGCGGCTGAATTTTGCCGCCATGATGCTTACCAGCGTTGCCAGGGACTCATGAAAAAGCAAGCCAGATCAACCCCATCGAAGCAATGGACGCAGCCCGCAGCGGTGCCGCTGGTCCGTGTCCGCCGCGCCGCCGGCGCTGTCAGCCGCGGCTGGCTGATCGCCGGCGGGAGGGCAATTCCGGTCGCGCTCGGCCGCGGCGGCATTCTGGCCAACAAGCGCGAGGGCGACGGCGGCACGCCGCGCGGCACGTTTCGCCCGCTGCGGCTGTGGTGGCGCGCCGATCGTGGACCCAGGCCGCGCACCGCTCTGCCGATCCGGGCGATCACCGCCGATGATGCCTGGTGCGAAGACCCGGCGAGCCGGCACTACAACCGGCCGATCCGGCGGTCGTCTGCGGGGGAAGGCGACCGGCTGATGCGCGACGATCACCTCTACGACCTGATCATCGAGATCGACCACAACACCCGGCCGCGCATCGCCGGCCGCGGCAGCGCGGTCTTCCTGCATCTGGCCCGTGACAATTTCGGTCCGACCGCCGGCTGCGTGGCGATGACCCGGCCGAACCTCATGCGGCTGCTGGCGCGGCTCGGTCCGCGGACGAGGATCGCAATCGGTTGACAGCCGCAATGCTCTATCGATGACCGAAGATCGCCGACCCCACCCGCACATGGGTGGCGCCGAACTGAATCGCGATATCGAAGTCGGCACTCATGCCCATCGACAGTTTCGACAGCCCGTTGCGCCTGGCGATCTTGGCGCACAGCGCAAAATGCGGCGCCGGCGCCTCATCGACCGGTGGGATGCACATCAACCCGCAGATCGTCAGCCCCCAGCGCTCCCGGCAGGCGACCAGAAAGGCGTCGGCGTCCTGCGGGGCGATGCCGGCCTTTTGCGGCTCCTCGCCGGTGTTGATCTGCACGAACAGGTCGAGCTTGCGGCCGGCCTGCGGCAGCGCCTTGCTCAAGGCTTCGCACAAGCTGTCGCGATCCACCGAATGGATCGCATCGAACAGCGCCACAGCATCCTTGGCCTTGTTGGATTGCAACGGCCCGATCAGATGCAACTCGGTGCCAGGATACTCCTCGACCAGCACCGGCCATTTTCCCTTGGCTTCCTGGACGCGATTTTCCCCGAACACCCGCTGGCCGGCCGACAGAACCGGGCGGATCGCGTCCGCCTCGAAGGTCTTCGACACCGCGATCAGCGTCACCTCGCTCCGGTCGCGCCGTGCGTCCGCGCAGGCGCGCGCGATCTCGGCCTCGACCGCGGCCAGATTGGCGGCAGAGCTCATCGCGGCACGGCTCGGAGATGAGAGAAACGGCGTGTTGAGGACGTCAACGACGTGAAATGTCGGGCGGGTTCGCTCACGGTTCCGGGTTCGCTCAAATTGTAATGAATCGGGGAAAGGCTTCTTGAAGCCTTCTACCTAGGATCATTGCGGGGGGCCGAGGGGGCAACGATGTCACGCATCGCGATCGTCCGCAAGAAAGCCAAGCTCAGAGCCATGTTGGGCATCCGGGCGCGGCTGGTGGTGCTGGCGCTGATTCTGGTCTGTCCGCTGATGCTGGATCGGGTGCGTCTGCTCGAACAGACCCGGACTGATCAGCTCGCCGCGATGGCCAGCGAGCTGTCGACGCTGGCGCAGCGTACCGCCGACGCCGAGCGCGAAGTGATCTCTTCGGTCGAGGCGGTGCTCAAATCCGCCGCCTATGTGCATGCCGCCGCCGCTCAGGCCGGACGAAGCTGCAGCATCCTGCGCGCCAGCCTGCGGGTCGACCTGCCGTCGATACGGATGCTGATGGTCGCAGATCGGGACGGCATCGTCCGTTGCTCGACCGCCTCGATGTTCGTCGGAAGCGACATCAGCGATCGCGCCTATTTCCGCAAGGCATTGGAAACACACGATTTCGTCGTCAGCGACTTCCTGGTCGGGCGGCAGACCCAAAAGGGCACCATCCTGGCCGCCTACCCCGTGTCGGCGATCGACACCGGCGAAGACGCGGTGATCGTCGCCGGCATGAACCTCGACTGGCTGTCCGACATGATGAGCAATCTCGCCGGTCGGGCGGGTGTCAGCGCGGCGCTGATCGACGGCGAAGGCACCGTGCTGGCGACCCCGCCGGACGAGCGCGGCCTGGTCGGCAAGAAGCTCGACCGTCTGGCGCTGCTGCCGGCGATGGCTCAGAAGTCGCAGGGCCGCGAAACCGCCAGTATCCGCGACGAGGATGGACGGCTGTTGACCGTCACCCGGATTCCGGGGACCAGCGCCAGGCTGGTCGTCACCGTCGACGAGAACAAGGTGTCGGCGGGCATCAACTACGACATCCGCACCGCCTATCTGCAGCTTGCGCTGGTTTGTCTGTTCGTGTTGCTCGGCGCGCTGTTCGCCGCCGAACGGCTGATCGTGCAGCCGATCTCGGTGCTGACGGCGGTCGCCAACAGGTTCGCCGAGGGCGATTGGTCGGCGCGGGTGGCGCGCAAACGGCTGCCGTCCGAATTCGTGCCGCTGGCGCGGGCGTTCAACGCGATGGCGGCGCAGCTCGGCCAGCGCGAGCGGGAGCTGGTGGCCAGCAACAGCCGTCTCAGCGTCATGGCATCGATGGACCTTCTGAGCGGCCTCGCCAATCGCCGCGGTTTCCAGAGCCGGCTCGATTTCGAATGGATGAAGAGCCAGCAGACCGGCCAACGCCTGGCGCTGATGATGATCGACGTCGACCATTTCAAGCTGTTCAACGATTCCTACGGCCATCCCGAAGGCGACGCCTGCCTGAGCCGGATCGGCGAGACCCTGGCGGCGGTCGCCGCCGAGACCGGCGGCTTCGCGGCGCGCTACGGCGGCGAGGAATTCTGCCTGCTGCTGCCCGAAGCCGGGATTGGCCGCGCCATCCAGGTCGGCGAAATGGTCCGCACCACCGTCGAGCAGCTCACGCTGCCGCATCGGACCAGCCCGTTCGAGCGGGTCACGGTCAGCATCGGCGTCGCCTGTACGCTGCCGAGCGAACAGGCATCGCCTGCCGAGCTGATCGAGGCTGCCGACGCGGCGCTTTACGCAGCCAAGCACCGCGGCCGCAACAACGTCGTCGAGCACGGCTTCATCCGGGTCACCGACGGCCCGGTCGCGATCGCGAGCTGACGCGGCGAAGGGCTGTTCGGCAGGCCGCCGGGCTTGCGCCATCCCATTGACCCGACACCGTGTTTCATGGCCTATTCCGCGCGCTTCGCGCGCGATTTGACCCGAGCCCCCGCACCGGTTGGCGACCTCGGCCGCGCCCTGTTTTTCGCCCCGATCCGCGCTCGAACCGGCCGGCCGTCTTCTGACCTTTCGAATCCTGATCTCATGAGCAACGAACGATACAACGCCCGCGAATCCGAGCCGAAATGGCAGTCCAAATGGGACGAGGCCAAGATCTTCGCCACCCGGAACGACGACCTGCGCAAGAAGTATTACGTGCTGGAGATGTTCCCGTACCCGTCTGGGCGGATCCACATGGGCCACGTCCGCAACTACACCATGGGCGACGTGGTGGCGCGGACGATGCGGGCGCGCGGTTACAATGTGCTGCACCCGATGGGGTGGGACGCATTCGGTCTGCCGGCCGAAAACGCCGCGATCGAGCGCAAGGTCGCCCCGAAGGCTTGGACCTACGACAACATCGCGGCGATGAAGAAACAGCTCCAGACCATGGGGCTGTCGCTGGACTGGGCGCGTGAATTCGCGACCTGCGATCCGTCCTACTACAAGCACCAGCAGAAGATGTTTCTCGACTTCCTCAAAGTCGGGCTGGTCGAGCGCGAGAAGCGCAAGCTGAACTGGGACCCGGTCGATATGACCGTGCTGGCCAACGAGCAGGTGATCGACGGCCGCGGCTGGCGCTCGGGCGCGGTGGTCGAACTGCGCGAGATGAACCAGTGGGTGTTCAAGATCACCAGATACGCCCAGGAGCTGCTCGACGCGCTGGATACGCTGGACCGCTGGCCCGACAAGGTGCGGCTGATGCAGCGCAACTGGATCGGCCGCAGCGAGGGCCTGATGGTGCGGTTCGCGCTCGATGGCGCGACCACGCCGGCCGGCGAGACCGAGCTGAAGATCTTCACCACCCGCCCGGATACGCTGTTCGGCGCCAAGTTCATGGCGATCGCGGCCGACCACCCGCTGGCGCAGGCGGCCGCCGCGAAAGACCCGAAGGTCGCGGCGTTCATCGACGACTGCAAGAAGCGCGGCACGGCGCAGGCCGAAATCGACACCGCCGAGAAGCAGGGCATCGACACCGGCATCCGCGCCGTGCATCCGTTCGATCCGAACTGGCAACTGCCGGTCTATGTGGCCAACTTCGTGCTGATGGAATACGGCACCGGCGCGATCTTCGGCTGCCCGGCGCACGACCAGCGCGACCTCGACTTCGTCAACAAGTACCAGCTCGGCAACACCCCGGTGGTCTGCCCCGAAGGCCAGGACCCGGCGAGCTTCGTCATCACCGACACCGCCTATGACGGCGACGGCCGCCTGATCAATTCGCGTTTCCTCGACGGCATGACGATCGCCGAGGCGAAGGAAGAGGTCGCCAAGCGGCTGGAGACGGCGCAGCTCGGCGGCGCTCCGGTCGGCGAGCGCAAGATCAATTTCCGCCTGCGCGACTGGGGCATCTCGCGCCAGCGCTATTGGGGCTGCCCGATCCCGATCATCCACTGCCCGACCTGCGACGTGGTGCCGGTGCCGGCCGCCGACCTGCCGGTTGTGCTGCCGGAGGACGTGTCGTTCGACAAGCCGGGCAATGCGCTCGACCATCATCCGACCTGGAAGCACGTCACCTGTCCGCAGTGCGGCGGCAAGGCGGTGCGCGAGACCGACACCATGGACACCTTCGTGGACTCGTCCTGGTACTTCGCGCGCTTCACCGATCCGTGGAACACCGAAGCGCCGACCACGCCGGACGTCGTCAACCGGATGATGCCGGTCGATCAGTATATCGGCGGCGTCGAGCACGCGATTCTGCACCTGCTGTACAGCCGGTTCTTCACCCGGGCGATGAAGGCGGCGGGACACATCGACATCCAGCATGACGAGCCGTTCGCAGGCCTGTTCACCCAGGGCATGGTGGTGCACGAGACCTATCGCAAGGCGGATGGTCACTTCGCTTCGCCCGCCGAAGTGGCGATCACCGTCGACGGCGATCAGCGCCGCGCCACGCTGATCGAGGGCGGCGGTCCGGTCGAGATCGGCCCGATCGAGAAGATGTCGAAGTCCAAGCGCAACACCGTCGATCCCGACGACATCATCGGGACTTACGGGGCCGACACCGCGCGCTGGTTCATGCTGTCGGACTCGCCGCCGGACCGCGACGTGATCTGGAGCGAGGAAGGCGTCAAGGGCGCCTCGCGGTTCGTGCAGCGGCTGTGGCGCATGGTGAATGATGCCGCCCCGATCGCCGCTGCGGCGCCGGCCGAACGGCCGGCCAGCTTCGGCGCCGACGCGCTCGGCTTGCGCAAGGCCGCGCATGGTGCGCTCGACAAGGTGCTGTCCGGCATCGAGCGGCTCGCCTTCAACGTCAGCCTGGCGCACATTCGAGAGTTCTCGAATACCCTCGGCGACGTTCTGGCGCGATCACAGACGCCCTCCCCCGATCTCGCCTGGGCGATCCGCGAATCGACCATGATCCTAGTGCAACTGTTCCACCCGATGATGCCGCATCTCGCCGAAGAATGCTGGTCGGTGCTCGGTCAGACCGGGCTGGTCTCCGAGGCGCTGTGGCCGCAGATCGAGCGCGATTTGCTGGTCGAGGACAGCATCACCCTGCCGGTTCAGGTCAACGGTAAGAAGCGCGGCGAGGTGACGGTGCCGCGCGACGCTCCGACCGACGAAATTGAGGCTGCCGTTTTGGCGCTCGATACGGTAAAACAAGCCCTGGGCGACAAGCCCGTTCGCAAGGTGATCGTGGTTCCGCAGAGGATCGTGAATGTCGTCGGCTAAGCCCGCGGAGCTCAGGAAGTTCGTCGTCAGGTTGGCACTCGCCGTGGCGCTCGCCGCCCCGGTGGCCGGCTGCTTCCAGCCGATGTACGCCGATCGCGGCGACGGTTCGCCGACCTTGCGCGACAAGCTCGCCGCCATCGAGGTGCCGCCGCTCGACATCCCGAACGGCTCGCGCAACTCCCGCCTCGGCGTCGAACTGCGCAACAAGCTGATGTTCAAGCTGTACGGCAGCGCCACCGGCGTCCCGCCGCTGTACACGCTGAAGATCTCGATCACGACTTCCCGGTCGTCGCTGATCGTCGATCCCAGCACGCAACTGCCGACGATCGAGAACTATGCGATCGACGCCAGCTACCAGCTCAAGGACATCGCCACCGGCAAGATCGTGACGACCGGCAACACCTTCTCGCGCGTCGAATACGACGTGCCCGGCCAGTCGCAGCGCTTCGCCCGCACCCGTGCCGGCCGCGATGCGGAAGACCGCGCCGTGCAGGAGATCGCCGAGAATATCAACACCCGGCTGGCCTCGTTCTTCTACGCCGGCATGTGAACCGCGATCGCGCCGGGCGAGCGGTGTCGTTTCACATTCGGCGTGAGCGCTGAGGAATGGTTGCTCTCCGCGGCAAAGACGCGACTTCGTTTTTGGCCCGCCCGGATCCGGGCCGGCCGATCGTATTGCTGTACGGACCGGATGCCGGCCTGGTGCGCGAACGCGCCGATGCGCTGATCGCCGCCTCGCTCGACGATGCCAAAGACCCGTTTGCGCTGGTGCGGCTCGATGGCGACGAACTCGCATCCGAGCCGTCGCGGCTGGTCGACGAAGCCCTCGCCATTCCGATGTTCGGCGGCCGCCGTGCGATCCGGGTTCGTGCCGGCTCGCGCAGCTTCGTCGCCGGCGTCGAAGCCTTGATCGCCTCGCCGCCGAAGGAATGCCGCGTCGTGATCGAGGCCGGCGATATCAAACCGGACAACGCGCTGCGCAAGGCGTGCGAAAAAGCGACCACCGGTGCGGTCGCGATCGGCTGCTACCCGGACGCCGAAGCCGATATCGCCCGGCTGATCGACGACGAGCTGCGTGGATCGAGCCTGCAGATCGGCAAGGACGCGAAGGCTGTGTTGACCACCCTGCTCGGCGGCGATCGCCAGGCGTCGCGCAACGAACTGCGCAAGCTGGCGCTGTACGCGCATGGCAAAGGCGAAGTCACGCTCGACGACGTGATCACTTGCGTGTCGGATGCGTCCGATCTGAAACTCGACGCGATCGTCGATGCTGCGTTTTCCGGCAAGCCCGTCATCGTCGAGACAGAATTCGCCAAGGCGATGGTGGCCGGAACCTATCCGGGTCAGATCATCCTCGCGGCGCAGCGCCACGCGGCGTTTCTGCACAAGACCAGCCTCGCGGTCGAAGGCGGCACGCCGGCCGCGATGGTGCTCGATTCCGGATTCCCGCGGCTGCACTTCTCCCGCAAGGCCGCAGCCGAGACAGCGCTGCGCAATCTCTCGGCGACGCGGCTGGCGCAGATCATCGAGCAGCTCGCCAGCGCCGCCCTCGAAACCCGCCGCCAGGCTACACTCGGCGCTGCGATCGCCCAGCGGACACTGCTGTCGATCGCGGTCAGTGCAAGGCGGCGGAGTTAGAGCGCTTCATCGATTGATTGAAGAGGGCTTGGCCTTGGGTCCTAACGTCCTCGTCCTGAGGAGCCCGGCAAAGCCGGGCGTCTCGAAGGATGAGGAGCCGCATGGCTTGCGGCGCATGGTTCGAGACGGCGCTGCGCGCCTCCTCACCATGAGGTTGTGCGTATGGCAGGCGGTGCGGACTAGCTCTGGTTCTATGAAAAACAGAACTGCTCCAGTCAAGTTGTTACCATCCGTGGGGCGGTGTTGGGCGAAGCGAAGATCAACCGGATCTCGCAGCACGGCCACCCCTTCGTTCGTCATTCCAGGTTCGCGCTACGCGCGCCCCGGAATGACGAACGAGAGATAGCCGCTTAAGGCGTCAACCAATAACGCGAACTAACCGCCCGCCTCGAGCCGCCGGATGATATCATCGAGCTGGTCGAGGTCGGCGTAGCGGATCTGGAGGGCGCCAGCGCCTTCGTGGTCGTCGATCGTCACCTTCATGCCGAGTGCGTCGCTGAGACGTTTCTCGAGCGCTAGCGTGTCGGCGTCCTTCACCGACTTGGCGGCGGCCGTGGCGCGCGGCTTCTGCGGCTTGCGCTCCGGCACGCCTTCTTCATGGGCGAGCGCTTCGGTCTGCCGGACATTGAGACCTTCGGCAACGATCCGTTTGGCGATCGCCGACGGATCGGGCAGGCCGATCAGCGCCCGGGCGTGACCGGCGGTGAGTTCGCCCGATGCGATCAGCGACTTGACGTCGTCGGGCAGCTTGATCAGCCGCATCATGTTGGCGACGTGGCTGCGGCTCTTGCCGACGATCTTGGCGATCTCTTCCTGGCTGCGATTGAACTCGGCCGCCAGCGCCTGATAGCCCAACGCTTCTTCGAGCGGATTGAGATCTTCGCGCTGAACGTTTTCGACAATGGCGATTTCGAGCGCGA belongs to Rhodopseudomonas palustris and includes:
- a CDS encoding outer membrane lipoprotein carrier protein LolA, with translation MQGSDAGSRNRHSVPVAADGQHGGAVPALQDMSLIKQLNDLMQNEMTGTGLRQLCAAAAIAIAGAAVQPASAEPVPSPKPSARATQLSAAEPKQRNPQVPAQPPVAKLTAPPEPVIPDPRRNVPASIFTTFDSAQKAEAAKVSAYLSSLQTLVGQFVQVGPDGSKLTGDFYIVKPGKIRFEYDEPSPVSMIADGQSVVVRDRKLATQDVYPLSQTPLRYLLSDRIDLLRDTNVVSITSDDLYSNIIIEEKNAIIGTSRLLLMFGTKDGQLKQWTVTDPQGYDTTVAVYNLDTSRRPDPSMFKIDYTNYQTPPG
- a CDS encoding class I SAM-dependent DNA methyltransferase, coding for MTADAIIGLYTRHAQQWDRERGRTLFERAWLEQFRRCAGDGAAILDLGCGSGEPIARFLIAAGHGLTGLDASPGLIELAQQRFPDQHWVVGDMRRADLKRRFGGILAWDSFFHLPPDDQRAMFAVFRAHAAPGAALMFTSGPAEGVAIGTYQGEPLYHASLAPAEYRQLLARHGFTVVAHRADDPDCGGHTVWLAKSG
- a CDS encoding exodeoxyribonuclease III; translated protein: MRLTLTTWNINSVRLRIDLVAKFLKAQRPDILCLQETKCPDDAFPLKRFKRLGYDHIALNGQKGYHGVAVISKLPFAATDIRTFCDIIDSRHISVSVKTADDAPPLVLHNFYVPAGGDIPDPAVNPKFKHKLSFLDEMKACEPLHPAGDQRHILVGDLNVAPHEHDVWSHKQLLKVVSHTPVECDKLLAVLRAGNWVDVARDRIPLDQKVYTWWSYRAADWTVGDRGRRLDHIWVSEALKDRVTDFKILRDARSWDRPSDHVPVTMTMEL
- a CDS encoding cyclic nucleotide-binding domain-containing protein, whose translation is MSIEDDVALLARVPTLRLLGEQALRMLAIGSEQRDFARGDVMFNAGEAADAGYVVQRGAFQITMEDGGLHEMVARPGDLIGELALIMPMPRPTTAVALEYSSAIRIARSLFQRVLESDPGAALRLRDEFAARTTQVASDIVTVGSKLTS
- a CDS encoding response regulator transcription factor, translated to MPNARKILIVDDDNDLRDALVEQLSLHEEFEASAVDTGAKGVQTAKALSPDLVLMDVGLPDTDGREVVRSLRKGGFKAPIIMLTGHDTDSDTILGLESGANDYVAKPFRFAVLLARIRAQLRQHEASEDAVFAVGPYSFRPGSKMLTGANAKKVRLTEKETAILRFLYRAGQAPVSRETLLQEVWGYNSGVTTHTLETHIYRLRQKIERDAANPEILVTEAGGYKLVP
- a CDS encoding L,D-transpeptidase family protein, encoding MKKQARSTPSKQWTQPAAVPLVRVRRAAGAVSRGWLIAGGRAIPVALGRGGILANKREGDGGTPRGTFRPLRLWWRADRGPRPRTALPIRAITADDAWCEDPASRHYNRPIRRSSAGEGDRLMRDDHLYDLIIEIDHNTRPRIAGRGSAVFLHLARDNFGPTAGCVAMTRPNLMRLLARLGPRTRIAIG
- a CDS encoding YggS family pyridoxal phosphate-dependent enzyme — protein: MSSAANLAAVEAEIARACADARRDRSEVTLIAVSKTFEADAIRPVLSAGQRVFGENRVQEAKGKWPVLVEEYPGTELHLIGPLQSNKAKDAVALFDAIHSVDRDSLCEALSKALPQAGRKLDLFVQINTGEEPQKAGIAPQDADAFLVACRERWGLTICGLMCIPPVDEAPAPHFALCAKIARRNGLSKLSMGMSADFDIAIQFGATHVRVGSAIFGHR
- a CDS encoding diguanylate cyclase domain-containing protein gives rise to the protein MSRIAIVRKKAKLRAMLGIRARLVVLALILVCPLMLDRVRLLEQTRTDQLAAMASELSTLAQRTADAEREVISSVEAVLKSAAYVHAAAAQAGRSCSILRASLRVDLPSIRMLMVADRDGIVRCSTASMFVGSDISDRAYFRKALETHDFVVSDFLVGRQTQKGTILAAYPVSAIDTGEDAVIVAGMNLDWLSDMMSNLAGRAGVSAALIDGEGTVLATPPDERGLVGKKLDRLALLPAMAQKSQGRETASIRDEDGRLLTVTRIPGTSARLVVTVDENKVSAGINYDIRTAYLQLALVCLFVLLGALFAAERLIVQPISVLTAVANRFAEGDWSARVARKRLPSEFVPLARAFNAMAAQLGQRERELVASNSRLSVMASMDLLSGLANRRGFQSRLDFEWMKSQQTGQRLALMMIDVDHFKLFNDSYGHPEGDACLSRIGETLAAVAAETGGFAARYGGEEFCLLLPEAGIGRAIQVGEMVRTTVEQLTLPHRTSPFERVTVSIGVACTLPSEQASPAELIEAADAALYAAKHRGRNNVVEHGFIRVTDGPVAIAS
- the leuS gene encoding leucine--tRNA ligase — translated: MSNERYNARESEPKWQSKWDEAKIFATRNDDLRKKYYVLEMFPYPSGRIHMGHVRNYTMGDVVARTMRARGYNVLHPMGWDAFGLPAENAAIERKVAPKAWTYDNIAAMKKQLQTMGLSLDWAREFATCDPSYYKHQQKMFLDFLKVGLVEREKRKLNWDPVDMTVLANEQVIDGRGWRSGAVVELREMNQWVFKITRYAQELLDALDTLDRWPDKVRLMQRNWIGRSEGLMVRFALDGATTPAGETELKIFTTRPDTLFGAKFMAIAADHPLAQAAAAKDPKVAAFIDDCKKRGTAQAEIDTAEKQGIDTGIRAVHPFDPNWQLPVYVANFVLMEYGTGAIFGCPAHDQRDLDFVNKYQLGNTPVVCPEGQDPASFVITDTAYDGDGRLINSRFLDGMTIAEAKEEVAKRLETAQLGGAPVGERKINFRLRDWGISRQRYWGCPIPIIHCPTCDVVPVPAADLPVVLPEDVSFDKPGNALDHHPTWKHVTCPQCGGKAVRETDTMDTFVDSSWYFARFTDPWNTEAPTTPDVVNRMMPVDQYIGGVEHAILHLLYSRFFTRAMKAAGHIDIQHDEPFAGLFTQGMVVHETYRKADGHFASPAEVAITVDGDQRRATLIEGGGPVEIGPIEKMSKSKRNTVDPDDIIGTYGADTARWFMLSDSPPDRDVIWSEEGVKGASRFVQRLWRMVNDAAPIAAAAPAERPASFGADALGLRKAAHGALDKVLSGIERLAFNVSLAHIREFSNTLGDVLARSQTPSPDLAWAIRESTMILVQLFHPMMPHLAEECWSVLGQTGLVSEALWPQIERDLLVEDSITLPVQVNGKKRGEVTVPRDAPTDEIEAAVLALDTVKQALGDKPVRKVIVVPQRIVNVVG